In Limisalsivibrio acetivorans, one genomic interval encodes:
- a CDS encoding fibronectin type III domain-containing protein, translating into MFIRTSKLLILAVLLAVFLAGGAFATELNLPTSIAVLPVQGDGNHEDLEELRITFFNHIGSKNYVDVEINDVNNRIFLLEKKTGKKWTEFSHRELSDTLGVGGLLYVNVIGIDKIYAGVYGSLTVRMRVKLVDAETGNILWEKEDKVVKQSGGVPLSPWSAISTAVTSALVLRDSVKIQLFDKLCRAIAKEMPEPQSLAKEKPPAVFSVVTNSLDSPFKSEDEVLVSLKGEEGLSAYFNIGDEQKGISMSEMEPGHYLGKYVVASGNNWNDQQIVVYLNDPDKRMETRYIVPRTITVDTVPPGAPLSLSSSSTEEGVRLFWEKPEDEDIQDYIIEKADLSDTTFKEIGTTSIPEFVDGSVEYGNRYYYRVRARDQAENIGRYIEQAKMVVRPGPTDVSPDIIEDTTFYAYGSPYIINGSATVSKGVTLTIEKGTAVRFGEGSSLNIMGTLKAEGSGDENITFRGENYTVSFIDAGINAGSADYITMRGGHSFRIINSTITLKGFKMENFTEGLKALNDSEVNIDSGRFLYCGTAVNASGSSVHLDNTTLGQSTLALSADGEASLSAGRITLEGNGMDIETASPFHAKVIDIGERESFDLLERVSGDVTAEMIVPFGRTFAELKQESKNELLLKISLALEDQDIVEAGRYADILKSLFPDEYRSSAPVIAFIRHSAGNTEEARSLLEGDRSSAGITLSSLFGYNESKASEGLVVRVANVKLPIVRSGEGLDNIAADRALKRAVKDHLSRVMSRLDRDKLFALNSKILSRADEYASMGMPVYTNFGKNRFDGSYMVFINDKKLQEDLKGLNLAGDAKRGISAAVAYTGATSHSLRYVRGSLKDMGFKAYEIPSAGRSVSAYETAVAGKGAQLLLLVSEDFSTSDSRVSNNLRMISANLEIRGIRMPEGRQLFNITKGVVTYHMNDEIGKRDSMKTAFAQVDDFFESRMIEAEKAIVKGENPPQSTEKAVVVPYESNKPAPKPAQQKSEPVSNKPAPEMQDKKTEAKGDPVMEKAAERAGKTVANGAAAAEAASKGVAAAGTAVVTEAVKAGAKGVENKAEAKPEKVPEKKPVPPLKLAVSGIRTVFAAEAADYQNKPLMRVEVINPGEKAVSGVAVNLRVEGLLPERRVHEFNIVPVKDKATAEINLDFGSALCCLKGNKRFKLDLSAVYELDGDEKKITSEGFMQVYGIDRIVWDNGYKIGMLINSEEPVIARYAEQIRNTVSSVESGNLSPKAVQTLAILEAMGREGIKLKERPSSFVKNYGRGGDAAQVKFPVETIHEKSGDYDSLFILFATLADAMGIDTAFAVSNVRLIALADTGMSPASIPDADKYFAEIEGTLWMPVDLSVVRNGSAEAWKAGADGGTRVGKGSAVFVGGAKDLFDPVKLPDQRDIPAPPADLSDEVKTAIEGVIIE; encoded by the coding sequence ATGTTTATACGAACTTCTAAGCTTTTAATTCTGGCGGTTCTGCTGGCGGTATTCTTAGCCGGCGGAGCATTTGCCACCGAACTGAATCTTCCGACATCCATCGCCGTTCTCCCCGTACAGGGGGACGGCAACCATGAGGATCTGGAGGAGTTGAGGATAACCTTCTTCAATCACATAGGCTCGAAAAACTATGTGGATGTTGAGATAAACGATGTAAACAACCGTATCTTTCTCCTCGAGAAGAAGACCGGGAAGAAGTGGACCGAATTCTCCCACAGAGAACTCTCTGATACATTGGGCGTGGGTGGCCTGCTCTACGTAAACGTTATCGGCATAGATAAGATCTACGCCGGTGTCTACGGAAGCCTCACTGTTCGCATGCGTGTTAAATTAGTCGATGCGGAAACGGGTAACATCCTGTGGGAAAAGGAGGACAAGGTTGTTAAGCAGTCTGGTGGAGTACCACTGTCTCCGTGGTCCGCTATCTCTACAGCGGTAACATCCGCCCTCGTTCTGCGTGATAGCGTAAAGATACAGCTCTTCGATAAGCTTTGCCGGGCCATCGCAAAGGAGATGCCCGAGCCTCAATCCCTCGCCAAGGAGAAGCCCCCTGCGGTTTTTTCCGTTGTTACTAACTCTTTGGACAGTCCCTTTAAGTCCGAAGATGAGGTACTTGTCTCTCTTAAAGGAGAGGAGGGGCTAAGCGCCTATTTCAACATAGGTGACGAGCAGAAAGGTATCAGCATGAGCGAGATGGAGCCTGGTCACTACCTGGGCAAGTATGTAGTAGCCTCGGGTAATAACTGGAACGACCAGCAGATTGTTGTGTATCTGAACGATCCGGACAAACGGATGGAAACCAGATACATTGTTCCGAGAACTATAACTGTGGATACTGTTCCGCCGGGTGCCCCCCTGAGCCTCAGCTCATCCTCCACAGAGGAGGGTGTAAGGCTTTTCTGGGAGAAACCCGAAGATGAGGACATACAGGATTACATAATAGAGAAGGCGGATCTATCCGACACAACCTTTAAAGAGATCGGAACTACATCCATCCCCGAATTCGTTGACGGAAGCGTGGAGTACGGAAACCGTTACTACTACCGTGTCCGTGCCCGTGACCAGGCGGAGAACATCGGCAGGTACATCGAACAGGCGAAGATGGTTGTCCGCCCCGGCCCTACGGATGTTTCACCCGATATCATTGAGGATACAACATTCTACGCCTACGGAAGCCCGTATATTATAAACGGCTCCGCCACAGTCTCCAAGGGGGTAACCCTCACCATAGAGAAGGGAACGGCTGTACGTTTTGGCGAAGGTTCCTCCCTGAATATTATGGGTACACTCAAAGCGGAGGGCTCAGGTGACGAAAACATAACCTTCCGGGGTGAGAACTATACCGTAAGCTTCATCGATGCCGGGATAAATGCCGGTTCGGCAGATTATATAACCATGCGGGGTGGACACAGCTTCCGAATTATAAACTCCACAATCACCCTCAAGGGTTTTAAGATGGAGAACTTCACCGAGGGGCTCAAAGCCTTGAACGATTCTGAGGTGAATATAGATTCCGGACGTTTCCTCTACTGCGGCACGGCGGTCAATGCCTCCGGCAGTTCCGTTCATCTCGATAACACCACCCTCGGGCAGAGTACCCTTGCACTCTCTGCGGATGGTGAAGCATCCCTCAGTGCGGGTCGAATAACGCTCGAAGGAAACGGGATGGATATAGAAACAGCCAGCCCATTCCATGCTAAGGTCATTGATATCGGCGAAAGGGAGTCCTTCGACCTGCTCGAGAGGGTCTCGGGCGATGTTACAGCGGAGATGATCGTCCCCTTCGGAAGGACATTCGCCGAGCTTAAGCAGGAATCAAAGAACGAGCTTCTCCTTAAAATCTCCCTCGCTCTGGAGGATCAGGATATTGTGGAAGCGGGAAGATATGCGGACATTCTTAAGTCGCTTTTTCCCGATGAATACCGCTCCTCCGCTCCGGTGATAGCGTTTATAAGACACAGCGCCGGAAACACCGAAGAGGCCCGCAGTCTCCTCGAGGGTGACAGGAGCAGTGCGGGAATAACACTCTCGTCCCTCTTCGGCTATAACGAGTCCAAGGCCTCGGAGGGTCTGGTGGTGCGTGTTGCGAACGTTAAGCTCCCCATAGTCCGTTCCGGCGAAGGGCTTGATAATATTGCGGCGGACCGTGCACTTAAGCGTGCGGTGAAGGACCATCTCTCTCGAGTCATGAGCAGGCTGGACAGGGATAAGCTCTTCGCCCTGAACTCGAAGATACTTTCCCGGGCTGACGAGTACGCCAGTATGGGGATGCCCGTATACACAAATTTCGGCAAAAACCGCTTCGATGGTTCATATATGGTTTTCATTAACGACAAGAAGCTTCAGGAGGACTTGAAGGGGCTTAACCTAGCCGGTGATGCCAAGCGGGGGATCTCCGCCGCCGTGGCTTATACAGGTGCAACCTCACACTCCCTCAGATATGTGCGGGGAAGCCTTAAAGATATGGGCTTTAAAGCATATGAGATACCCTCCGCCGGAAGGTCTGTGAGCGCATATGAAACAGCCGTTGCGGGCAAAGGTGCCCAGCTTCTTCTGCTTGTCAGCGAGGATTTCTCAACGTCTGACAGTAGAGTAAGCAACAATCTCAGGATGATTAGCGCAAACCTCGAGATTCGGGGTATAAGGATGCCCGAAGGGCGCCAGCTCTTCAATATAACCAAGGGTGTTGTCACATATCACATGAACGATGAGATAGGGAAGCGTGATTCAATGAAAACCGCTTTCGCTCAGGTGGACGATTTCTTTGAGAGCCGAATGATAGAGGCAGAAAAGGCGATCGTGAAGGGTGAGAATCCCCCGCAGAGCACAGAGAAGGCAGTTGTTGTCCCCTATGAGAGCAATAAGCCCGCTCCTAAGCCTGCACAGCAGAAGAGCGAGCCTGTGAGTAATAAGCCTGCGCCGGAAATGCAGGACAAAAAAACCGAAGCCAAGGGTGATCCAGTCATGGAAAAAGCGGCTGAGAGAGCGGGTAAAACCGTTGCCAATGGTGCCGCAGCTGCAGAGGCTGCATCCAAAGGGGTTGCCGCCGCTGGTACTGCTGTTGTGACAGAAGCAGTTAAAGCAGGTGCAAAGGGAGTGGAGAATAAGGCTGAGGCAAAGCCGGAAAAAGTGCCCGAGAAAAAGCCTGTGCCCCCGTTAAAATTGGCAGTATCAGGTATACGCACAGTCTTTGCCGCCGAAGCGGCTGATTACCAGAATAAGCCCCTCATGCGGGTTGAGGTTATCAATCCGGGTGAAAAGGCTGTGAGCGGTGTTGCGGTGAATCTCAGAGTTGAGGGTCTGCTGCCTGAAAGAAGGGTCCATGAGTTTAATATTGTGCCTGTAAAGGATAAAGCCACGGCGGAGATTAATCTCGATTTCGGCTCTGCCCTTTGTTGTTTGAAGGGTAACAAACGGTTCAAACTTGACTTGTCGGCGGTGTATGAGCTTGATGGAGATGAAAAAAAGATAACATCCGAAGGCTTTATGCAGGTCTACGGAATAGACAGAATAGTATGGGACAACGGCTATAAGATAGGTATGCTCATTAACTCTGAGGAGCCGGTTATCGCAAGGTATGCAGAGCAGATAAGAAACACTGTGAGCTCCGTTGAATCAGGTAATCTCTCACCCAAAGCTGTGCAGACCCTTGCAATTCTGGAGGCTATGGGTAGAGAAGGGATTAAGCTGAAAGAGCGCCCCAGCTCCTTCGTTAAAAACTACGGCAGAGGTGGTGATGCGGCTCAGGTAAAATTTCCTGTGGAAACTATCCATGAAAAGAGTGGTGATTACGATTCCCTCTTCATCCTTTTTGCAACCCTTGCCGATGCCATGGGTATCGATACGGCCTTTGCGGTATCAAACGTTCGGCTTATCGCCCTGGCAGATACAGGCATGTCGCCCGCCTCGATCCCCGATGCGGATAAGTATTTTGCCGAGATAGAGGGAACCCTCTGGATGCCTGTTGATCTCAGCGTTGTGCGTAACGGCTCTGCGGAGGCATGGAAGGCAGGTGCGGATGGAGGAACCCGTGTGGGTAAGGGGAGTGCTGTATTTGTAGGTGGAGCAAAGGATCTCTTCGATCCTGTGAAGCTCCCCGACCAGAGAGATATCCCCGCACCTCCGGCGGACCTGTCCGATGAGGTCAAAACAGCTATTGAGGGTGTGATTATTGAATAA
- a CDS encoding M23 family metallopeptidase — translation MKRKYTIMIFDESRMGAVKTRKISLGSIKLILMLLGIYVLISGAGFYFLNDLYSERSEMLAFKKENEQLKDKITGYASQLDDIKRKIASVDELEYKVRNLATYSGGAEGTKQLAIGGKEVDIIQDLSAVSERKEKEFFEELNETLVDLGVEIEKRSASLSELANFLEENRLIMSSTPSIWPTKGWISSGFGYRRSPFTGRRVFHEAIDIATKTGTPIKAGAKGVVIFSGRKAGYGKVLIIDHGFGYVTKYAHCNKLYLKEGESVEKGQVVAEVGNTGRSTGPHLHYEVLVNGVPVNPMKFIISESEFN, via the coding sequence ATGAAGCGTAAGTACACAATCATGATATTTGACGAATCCCGCATGGGTGCCGTCAAAACCAGGAAGATAAGCCTGGGAAGCATAAAATTGATTCTGATGCTCCTCGGCATTTATGTTCTGATTTCAGGTGCAGGCTTCTATTTTCTCAACGATCTCTACTCCGAACGCAGTGAAATGCTCGCCTTCAAAAAAGAAAACGAACAGCTTAAGGATAAGATAACCGGCTACGCCTCTCAGCTTGACGACATTAAACGCAAGATTGCCTCAGTTGACGAGCTTGAATACAAAGTACGCAACCTTGCCACTTACTCCGGCGGTGCCGAAGGTACTAAACAACTCGCCATCGGCGGTAAAGAGGTCGATATAATCCAGGACCTCTCCGCTGTATCCGAGCGTAAAGAGAAAGAATTCTTCGAAGAGCTCAACGAAACACTCGTTGACCTCGGTGTCGAGATAGAAAAACGTTCCGCAAGCCTCTCAGAGCTTGCAAACTTCCTCGAAGAAAACAGGCTCATCATGAGCTCTACACCTTCCATATGGCCCACAAAAGGCTGGATATCTTCTGGCTTCGGTTACAGGCGTTCACCCTTCACAGGAAGACGTGTGTTTCACGAAGCTATTGATATAGCAACTAAAACTGGCACACCCATCAAGGCGGGAGCCAAAGGCGTTGTTATCTTCTCCGGCCGCAAAGCGGGCTACGGCAAGGTTCTCATCATCGATCACGGTTTCGGCTATGTTACTAAATACGCTCACTGTAATAAGCTCTACCTCAAAGAGGGTGAAAGTGTGGAGAAAGGTCAAGTCGTTGCAGAAGTAGGCAACACAGGACGCTCTACAGGTCCCCATCTCCACTATGAAGTGCTCGTGAACGGTGTCCCCGTTAATCCGATGAAGTTCATCATCAGCGAGTCTGAATTCAACTAA
- a CDS encoding proline--tRNA ligase, with translation MRLSRYFIPTLREIPAEAEVISHKYMLRAGMIKKIASGIYDYLPVGLRVIRKVENIVRQCMNDAGAIEMLMPAVQPAELWQESGRWSIYGKELLRMKDRHDRDFCMGPTHEEVTTDIVRDFLTSYKQLPVNFYQIQNKFRDEVRPRFGLMRGREFIMKDAYSFDVDDAGASKSYEKMREAYCRIFDLCGLEYTMVDADSGAIGGSYSHEFMVLADTGEDAVMSTDKGGYAANLEKAVCADNWLPSEEPERESERVETPKAHTVEEVAEFLSQPIEKIVKTMIVNADGKFYAFMVRGDHELNLAKAKNALGADTAELAAPADIVEVTGGAVGFSGPCGLDIPVFADFAVKAMRNMTVGGNEKDVHVINTNADRDFNVTGYGDYRNAVEGDICPEDGGKYKLTRGIEVGHIFKLGTKYSEAMNCVYLDKEGKRHPMLMGCYGIGITRVVAAAIEQNHDEKGIIWPVQLAPYKVVVVPVNTNDEAVMNMAENIYKELESLNVEVMLDDRDERAGVKFTDAELVGYPIRVTIGKKALAEGNVEINIRKTGETVTAKKADCISRVLKLIKELS, from the coding sequence ATGAGACTCAGCAGATATTTCATCCCCACCCTGCGTGAAATCCCCGCAGAGGCAGAGGTTATAAGCCATAAATACATGCTCCGCGCAGGTATGATCAAGAAGATCGCCTCCGGTATATACGACTATCTCCCTGTCGGCCTTAGAGTTATAAGAAAGGTGGAAAATATTGTACGCCAGTGTATGAACGATGCCGGAGCCATCGAGATGCTTATGCCCGCCGTTCAACCCGCAGAGCTTTGGCAGGAATCGGGCCGCTGGAGTATATACGGTAAAGAGCTCCTGCGTATGAAGGACAGGCACGACCGTGATTTCTGCATGGGGCCCACCCACGAAGAGGTGACCACCGATATAGTGCGTGATTTCCTTACATCCTACAAACAGCTTCCGGTGAATTTCTACCAGATACAGAACAAGTTCCGTGATGAAGTCCGCCCCCGTTTCGGCCTTATGAGAGGGCGTGAATTCATCATGAAGGATGCCTATTCCTTCGATGTTGACGATGCTGGAGCAAGCAAAAGCTACGAAAAGATGCGTGAGGCATACTGCCGTATCTTCGACCTCTGCGGCCTCGAATACACCATGGTTGATGCAGATAGCGGTGCCATAGGCGGTTCCTATTCCCACGAGTTCATGGTTCTTGCAGATACCGGCGAAGACGCTGTTATGAGTACAGATAAAGGGGGCTATGCGGCAAACCTTGAGAAGGCGGTCTGCGCCGATAACTGGCTCCCCAGCGAAGAACCCGAAAGGGAAAGCGAAAGGGTTGAAACACCTAAAGCCCACACCGTTGAAGAGGTAGCAGAGTTTCTCAGCCAGCCCATAGAGAAGATTGTGAAGACAATGATAGTCAACGCAGACGGTAAGTTCTATGCATTCATGGTTCGGGGTGATCACGAGCTGAACCTTGCCAAAGCTAAGAACGCGCTCGGCGCAGATACCGCTGAGCTGGCCGCGCCTGCTGACATCGTGGAAGTAACAGGCGGAGCCGTTGGATTCTCCGGCCCCTGCGGGCTTGATATACCAGTTTTCGCCGATTTCGCAGTCAAAGCGATGCGCAATATGACCGTCGGCGGCAATGAAAAGGATGTTCATGTTATCAACACCAACGCAGATCGTGATTTCAACGTCACCGGCTACGGTGACTACCGCAACGCCGTTGAGGGTGATATCTGTCCGGAGGATGGTGGAAAATACAAACTCACCAGAGGCATAGAGGTTGGGCATATCTTCAAGCTCGGAACAAAATACTCCGAAGCGATGAACTGTGTTTACCTTGACAAGGAAGGTAAGCGTCACCCCATGCTCATGGGATGCTACGGCATCGGAATAACAAGGGTCGTTGCTGCCGCCATCGAACAAAATCATGACGAAAAGGGAATAATATGGCCCGTTCAGCTTGCCCCCTACAAGGTTGTCGTGGTCCCTGTTAACACCAATGATGAGGCCGTAATGAACATGGCCGAAAACATATACAAAGAGCTCGAATCTCTCAATGTAGAGGTTATGCTCGATGACCGTGACGAAAGGGCGGGTGTTAAGTTCACGGATGCTGAACTCGTCGGCTATCCTATTCGGGTTACCATAGGCAAGAAAGCCCTTGCCGAAGGTAATGTGGAAATTAATATTAGAAAGACTGGTGAAACTGTCACAGCTAAAAAGGCAGACTGCATATCCAGGGTTCTCAAACTGATTAAAGAACTCAGTTAA